From one Pontibacillus sp. HMF3514 genomic stretch:
- a CDS encoding IS3 family transposase (programmed frameshift), whose product MGRRKRYTSEFKSKIVLEILKEEKSISEISSEHGIHVNQLRQWRKAALEQMPQIFETNNKKVDQMKEEYENQIENLYAEVGRLTTQLSWLKKKNLALKTRAERVSMIDWEGSDLSIKAQAELLSLNRTSLYYKPVEPSPEELMIKHKIDEIYTKYPFFGSRRIKEFLKNEKIFVNRKTVQGHMREMGIAGISPGPNLSKRNQQHRIYPYLLRGLAITHPNHVWGIDITYIRLEKNWMYLVAIIDWYSRYVISWELDQTLEMDFVLETVNRALSNHQPIILNSDQGSHFTSPQYTDLLKENDIKISMDGKGRALDNIITERLWRTVKYEEVYLKDYTSPREARNEINSFLHFYNQERPHQSLGYQPPATVFSQS is encoded by the exons ATGGGTAGAAGAAAAAGATATACATCAGAATTTAAATCCAAAATCGTGCTAGAAATCTTAAAAGAAGAGAAATCCATTTCCGAGATCTCTTCTGAACATGGAATTCATGTGAATCAACTACGCCAATGGCGGAAAGCAGCACTGGAACAAATGCCACAAATCTTTGAGACCAATAATAAGAAAGTGGATCAGATGAAAGAGGAGTATGAAAACCAAATTGAGAACCTATACGCCGAAGTAGGTCGTTTAACCACGCAGTTGTCGTGGCTTAA AAAAAAAAATCTGGCATTAAAGACTAGAGCTGAACGAGTCTCCATGATCGATTGGGAAGGCTCTGACCTCTCCATTAAAGCGCAAGCAGAATTACTCAGCTTAAATCGAACCAGTCTTTATTATAAGCCTGTGGAGCCTTCACCTGAGGAGTTGATGATTAAGCATAAGATTGATGAAATCTACACTAAATATCCGTTTTTTGGATCCAGGCGAATCAAGGAGTTTCTTAAAAACGAAAAGATTTTCGTTAATCGAAAAACTGTGCAAGGTCATATGCGAGAAATGGGTATCGCTGGTATTTCACCTGGTCCAAACCTCAGTAAAAGGAATCAGCAGCATCGCATTTATCCTTATTTACTCAGAGGTCTGGCCATCACGCACCCCAATCACGTTTGGGGGATTGATATTACCTATATTCGATTAGAGAAAAACTGGATGTATTTAGTCGCAATCATAGACTGGTATTCTCGGTATGTAATCAGTTGGGAACTGGATCAAACACTTGAAATGGACTTTGTATTAGAAACTGTTAATAGGGCGCTATCTAATCATCAACCGATTATTTTAAACAGCGATCAGGGAAGCCATTTTACGAGCCCGCAATATACAGATTTACTTAAGGAAAACGATATTAAAATCAGTATGGATGGGAAAGGGCGAGCCCTTGATAATATTATTACTGAGCGACTCTGGCGAACAGTCAAGTATGAAGAAGTCTATTTAAAAGATTATACGAGCCCGAGAGAAGCCCGCAATGAGATTAATAGTTTTTTACATTTTTACAACCAAGAACGCCCTCACCAATCTTTAGGCTATCAACCCCCTGCCACTGTTTTTAGCCAATCTTAG
- a CDS encoding IS110 family transposase — MNPVIGLDVSKGESEVQAFLDKRKPYKKSFSVLHNNKGLETLLHFMSEIEEETGVRPTVIFESTGHYHTSIVQFLEENNYLYIMVNPLLSYQAKKSSLRKVKTDAVDAFNLCELFYKEELEPYKQRGIQLLDLRNLTRQHETVTGIYVQTKLQFHSILDQVFPEYRGVFGDLYSKVSLKTLLEFSTSEAILKVGIDQLTDKIACECITRSEHWARDRAQKLIEAAQRNPFKSTLYQSHLFSLQMYIQMLLQYQEHLSELDDQIDALAEELEEYKIIQSIPGIGGKIAATIVSEIGEIERFSHPKKLVAFSGIDPSVHSSGKFTATINRISKRGSSQLRHALYMAALCGIRSSRNKKLKEFYDRKREEGKPFKVAMIACTNKLIHWIYIMDP; from the coding sequence ATGAATCCAGTAATTGGTCTGGATGTTTCAAAAGGGGAAAGTGAAGTTCAAGCCTTTCTAGATAAGAGAAAACCTTATAAAAAAAGCTTTAGTGTACTGCATAACAATAAAGGACTGGAGACTCTACTCCACTTTATGTCAGAGATTGAAGAAGAAACCGGAGTTAGACCAACAGTAATTTTCGAATCGACAGGACATTATCACACATCAATTGTTCAGTTCCTAGAGGAGAATAATTATCTGTATATTATGGTTAATCCTTTATTATCCTATCAAGCAAAAAAATCTAGTTTAAGGAAAGTCAAAACTGATGCGGTAGATGCTTTTAATTTATGTGAGCTTTTCTATAAAGAAGAGCTAGAGCCTTATAAACAGAGAGGTATTCAGCTTTTGGACCTACGGAATCTAACAAGGCAGCACGAAACAGTGACAGGTATCTATGTACAGACAAAATTACAATTTCATTCTATATTGGATCAAGTATTTCCAGAGTATAGAGGGGTGTTCGGAGATTTATATTCAAAGGTCTCCTTAAAAACATTATTGGAATTTAGTACATCAGAGGCAATTTTAAAGGTTGGGATAGATCAACTCACAGATAAGATAGCTTGTGAATGCATAACCAGATCAGAGCATTGGGCAAGGGATAGAGCTCAAAAGTTAATCGAAGCAGCTCAACGAAACCCATTTAAGAGCACGTTGTATCAAAGTCATTTATTTAGTCTTCAAATGTATATTCAAATGCTTCTTCAATACCAAGAGCATCTTTCAGAGTTAGACGACCAAATAGATGCCTTGGCAGAAGAGCTAGAAGAATATAAGATAATCCAATCGATCCCCGGAATTGGAGGAAAAATCGCTGCCACGATTGTTTCTGAAATTGGTGAGATCGAAAGGTTTAGTCACCCTAAAAAACTGGTAGCCTTTTCAGGGATTGATCCAAGTGTTCATTCGTCTGGAAAATTCACAGCAACAATAAACCGAATTAGTAAGAGAGGTTCAAGCCAGTTACGCCATGCCTTATATATGGCAGCTCTATGTGGTATTCGGAGTTCTCGCAATAAAAAGCTAAAAGAGTTTTATGATCGAAAACGAGAAGAGGGTAAACCCTTTAAAGTAGCCATGATTGCATGTACTAATAAACTTATTCATTGGATATATATAATGGACCCATAA
- a CDS encoding lipoprotein, producing MMVKKSILFILIALFLTGCNELENYKKDALELWKNGAGDKYSIHMFRGNGSNSKESERIITLNKYEKFDAIYSHRYIEDDTSIGANDIDYLKAWGEKEYPFYLIVSKGGIALKTTSVNDIEEFFEKNGGQLKGDRE from the coding sequence ATGATGGTTAAAAAGAGTATTTTATTTATCCTGATAGCCCTATTTTTAACAGGATGTAATGAATTGGAAAACTATAAAAAAGATGCATTGGAGTTATGGAAGAATGGAGCAGGAGATAAATATTCTATCCATATGTTCAGGGGCAATGGTTCCAATTCTAAGGAATCTGAAAGAATTATAACATTGAACAAGTATGAGAAATTTGATGCAATTTATTCACATCGATATATTGAGGATGATACCAGTATAGGAGCTAACGATATAGACTACTTAAAAGCCTGGGGTGAGAAAGAGTACCCGTTTTATCTCATAGTATCTAAAGGCGGGATTGCTTTAAAAACTACTTCTGTTAATGATATTGAAGAATTTTTTGAGAAAAATGGTGGTCAACTAAAAGGAGATAGAGAGTAG
- a CDS encoding IS110 family transposase has translation MNPVIGLDVSKGESEVQAFLDKRKPYKKSFSVLHNNKGLETLLHFMSEIEEETGVRPTVIFESTGHYHTSIVQFLEENNYLYIMVNPLLSYQAKKSSLRKVKTDAVDAFNLCELFYKEELEPYKQRGIQLLDLRNLTRQHETVTGIYVQTKLQFHSILDQVFPEYRGVFGDLYSKVSLKTLLEFSTSEAILKVGIDQLTDKIACECITRSEHWARDRAQKLIEAAQRNPFKSTLYQSHLFSLQMYIQMLLQYQEHLSELDDQIDALAEELEEYKIIQSIPGIGGKIAATIVSEIGEIERFSHPKKLVAFSGIDPSVHSSGKFTATINRISKRGSSQLRHALYMAALCGIRSSRNKKLKEFYDRKREEGKPFKVAMIACTNKLIHWIYTLLKRKENFLDLA, from the coding sequence ATGAATCCAGTAATTGGTCTGGATGTTTCAAAAGGGGAAAGTGAAGTTCAAGCCTTTCTAGATAAGAGAAAACCTTATAAAAAAAGCTTTAGTGTACTGCATAACAATAAAGGACTGGAGACTCTACTCCACTTTATGTCAGAGATTGAAGAAGAAACCGGAGTTAGACCAACAGTAATTTTCGAATCGACAGGACATTATCACACATCAATTGTTCAGTTCCTAGAGGAGAATAATTATCTGTATATTATGGTTAATCCTTTATTATCCTATCAAGCAAAAAAATCTAGTTTAAGGAAAGTCAAAACTGATGCGGTAGATGCTTTTAATTTATGTGAGCTTTTCTATAAAGAAGAGCTAGAGCCTTATAAACAGAGAGGTATTCAGCTTTTGGACCTACGGAATCTAACAAGGCAGCACGAAACAGTGACAGGTATCTATGTACAGACAAAATTACAATTTCATTCTATATTGGATCAAGTATTTCCAGAGTATAGAGGGGTGTTCGGAGATTTATATTCAAAGGTCTCCTTAAAAACATTATTGGAATTTAGTACATCAGAGGCAATTTTAAAGGTTGGGATAGATCAACTCACAGATAAGATAGCTTGTGAATGCATAACCAGATCAGAGCATTGGGCAAGGGATAGAGCTCAAAAGTTAATCGAAGCAGCTCAACGAAACCCATTTAAGAGCACGTTGTATCAAAGTCATTTATTTAGTCTTCAAATGTATATTCAAATGCTTCTTCAATACCAAGAGCATCTTTCAGAGTTAGACGACCAAATAGATGCCTTGGCAGAAGAGCTAGAAGAATATAAGATAATCCAATCGATCCCCGGAATTGGAGGAAAAATCGCTGCCACGATTGTTTCTGAAATTGGTGAGATCGAAAGGTTTAGTCACCCTAAAAAACTGGTAGCCTTTTCAGGGATTGATCCAAGTGTTCATTCGTCTGGAAAATTCACAGCAACAATAAACCGAATTAGTAAGAGAGGTTCAAGCCAGTTACGCCATGCCTTATATATGGCAGCTCTATGTGGTATTCGGAGTTCTCGCAATAAAAAGCTAAAAGAGTTTTATGATCGAAAACGAGAAGAGGGTAAACCCTTTAAAGTAGCCATGATTGCATGTACTAATAAACTTATTCATTGGATATATACCCTTTTAAAACGAAAAGAGAATTTCCTAGACTTAGCTTAA
- a CDS encoding DUF3139 domain-containing protein, with protein sequence MPKFHKVYLIITIFIIVILLSPFIYLEVNKNIYENRVTNYLLEERGYNAEEIASVEGVFGFKMPKFYTTVTFEDEPYVKYTYFAHNEVLQFNYEIIDEEHEGITKEDLKNYDPSG encoded by the coding sequence ATGCCCAAGTTTCATAAAGTTTATTTGATCATAACTATATTTATTATAGTGATTTTATTGTCACCATTTATTTATCTAGAAGTGAATAAAAATATTTATGAAAATAGGGTAACTAATTACCTCCTTGAAGAACGAGGATATAACGCCGAAGAAATAGCGTCAGTCGAAGGTGTTTTTGGATTTAAAATGCCTAAATTTTATACAACAGTCACTTTCGAAGATGAGCCATATGTTAAATACACTTATTTTGCTCACAATGAGGTATTGCAATTTAACTACGAAATTATAGACGAAGAACACGAAGGGATAACTAAAGAAGACTTAAAAAATTATGACCCAAGTGGTTGA
- a CDS encoding histidine phosphatase family protein gives MSTNIYFTRHGETIWNTNKLMQGWKDSPLTDKGIKQAHQLSERLSDIHLNAVYSSTSKRAIDTAEIIKGDRPFEIVKLDSLREISFGNWEGKTFEENKEESPEEWRAFWETPHLFTNNSVESFVKVQERMVNIFKEIVEQHPFQDICIVSHSIALNLLMNYIEKTPLKELWSTPPIPSTSLTLIKANTNYYEILYKYDTSHMVETI, from the coding sequence GTGAGTACAAATATTTACTTTACAAGGCATGGAGAAACTATTTGGAATACAAATAAACTAATGCAAGGTTGGAAAGATTCTCCTCTAACTGACAAAGGCATTAAACAAGCACACCAATTATCTGAGAGGTTATCAGATATTCATTTGAACGCTGTTTATTCAAGTACAAGCAAAAGGGCAATTGATACAGCTGAAATTATAAAGGGAGATAGGCCATTTGAAATAGTAAAATTAGATTCATTAAGGGAAATTTCTTTTGGTAATTGGGAAGGTAAAACTTTTGAAGAAAATAAGGAGGAATCTCCAGAAGAATGGAGGGCATTTTGGGAGACTCCACACCTCTTTACAAATAATTCAGTTGAATCATTTGTTAAAGTACAAGAAAGAATGGTAAATATTTTTAAAGAAATAGTGGAACAACATCCTTTTCAAGATATTTGCATCGTATCCCATTCAATTGCACTTAACCTTTTAATGAACTACATAGAAAAGACACCACTTAAAGAATTATGGTCAACTCCACCAATACCTTCAACAAGTTTAACTTTGATAAAAGCAAACACTAACTATTATGAAATTTTATATAAGTACGATACCTCTCATATGGTTGAAACAATATAA